A segment of the Vicia villosa cultivar HV-30 ecotype Madison, WI unplaced genomic scaffold, Vvil1.0 ctg.001540F_1_1, whole genome shotgun sequence genome:
TATTCCTTTAATGATTTaatcattaaataaaaatattttcaaaaagaatctctaaattttttaaatatttatcgtAATAAAAAACAATTCATAATGATGTTCTTTACACAAAAAATTTAAATCTCAAAGATTGATTAAATTTAACTATTAATGTAAAATACTATTTTTGTATATAATATCAGTTCTCTCTTTTAAATCCAAAGAAATTCCCTATGGAAAAAAAAAAATATCCACGCTGGAGATAAGGGCTTCGTATTCATGTtatcaaagaaaaaaaaggttTCGTATTCACTGACGACTTTTCTAGAATGCGATTGCctcaattaaaattcaaaacaatgATTACTTCAATTCAGCAGAATCAGCACCttgttttcattttccataataAAATAatccataaatatttttttatatataagtcTACGTTTTGTTGCGTCTCGAGCAAGTGAAGAGATATATAGAAGAGAGAAAGGGTAACTAATTCTGTAACAAAATTCTGTTACGCTTTTCAGAATGGCAAGTTCAGATCAACAACCAGAGAAAGCACAACCAGTGATGATAGTTGCAATCGACGAGAGCGAACACAGTGCTTACGCTCTCAAATGGACTCTTGATCatttcttcaacaacaacaatcctGTTTTCAAGCTTGTTCTTCTTCATGCTAGACCTTCCGCTACTTCTTCTGTTGGTCTTGCTGGTCctggtatatatatataaccctaattccttttcaatttcattcatcttttttattgttatataaacatgattttgtaatTGAATGAAGTGTATGCAGGAGCTGCTGAGGTTTTGCCGATTGTGGATTCTGATTTGAGAAAGATTGCTGCTAGAGTTGTTGAGAGTGCTAAACAGCTTTGCGTTAAGAAATCGgtatttctatttttgttttcaaTTCCATGCTTGAATAGTTTAATGCATCAGGATAGTTTATGTGAATTTCTGGTTTTCTGGTCTGCTATTGGTGTGAAATTATTGAGTTTACATATTCAATCATGTCTCTAATAGTTAGGGCTAATCAAATTGTGTATTatgatgttttaagtattttatatAGGAAATGTCACATGTGGtataattaattgataattgaattTTCTTAGGTAAATGATGTGATAGTGGAGGTGGTGGAAGGTGATGCTAGAAATGTTCTCTGTGATACAGTGGAGAAATACCATGCTTCAATATTGGTTGTGGGAAGTCATGGTTATGGAGCTATAAAAAGGTACAGTTTCATTTTGGTAACagttatcatccttatttttcaGTGATAACTCTTTATATGATCATACATTGTTGTTTGAGGCAAACACTTCCACTTCGTAATCTCCTAATCCAGTTATTCTTTTTATATGCAGGGCGGTTTTAGGTAGTGTGAGTGACTATTGTGCTCATCATGCTCATTGCACTGTCATGATTGTGAAGAAGCCAAAAACCAAGCACTGATCTATACTGGCATTTCCTTCAAAAATAAACATATAATCCTTTCagcaaaagaaaaatagaaatgtTCTCAGAAAGTTTATGACTTGGTTTGTCCTATGGCATGTCTGCTTTGTAGTTTATGATAGAAAGTATGTAACTGTTGGATTGTTGCCCCTACCTGGGGTTTACTTTGCTTTGTATATGAAAAACTAAGATTAATGTGTCTATAAAGtgtttttctctttctcaaatttaAATTATAGTAACAAAAACATATTCAAGGCATTCATATTTTCTCAATTTTGTGGATCAATCTTTATTCTAGATGGAATTATTCTTCTACTTATTCAAATATATCCTGTTTTGAGAATTCTTTCCATACATCGGAAGACAGGTCCATAACAATGACTCTTAATAGAAGGGCCATTATGTAAAAACACTATAATGCACACAAATTATAGAAACTACTACTGAAATGAATGTCCAAGAGAAGCAAGTGATGAATTGTCCTTGAGTTCAATAGCACCAACTAGAGAGGAACTTGAGCCATTCAAAAATTGCTTATACCATTTTGCGGAGAGCTTTGGGTATCTTCTCAACTCTGGATCATTCCTATCCACAGAGTATAGCCCAAAGCCTGATTTATATCCATCCAATAACTCAAATGCATCCATGAAAGACCACACAAAATACCCCTTTACATTTGATCCATTTCTGAAGGGAAAAAAAAAGACATAAATGATGAGACAGTGTATagtgtttatttttgttttgccTATTTTCATAACTGTGTATTTTGGCCatggtttttatttaccgcttaTGTAACTTATTTCAAAGATATTTTTGAGAtcttatttttcaaaagataaaaaaatgGAGTAGCAATCACATACCTCAAGGAATCGAGTGTGCTACCAATATATGCTTGCAAGTATTCCACCCTTGATACATCGTGGAGTGATGCATTGCTGACTGTCCGTTGGCCTAAAAAGACAAGCATTAGGAATGATTCACCAAATCGTTGTTAAATCCCTTGAAGCTTAATTTTACAACTCTTATCAATCAACATCCAAAGACGATTTCCTAAAAGAGACTCATTGCAATCAATGTAATCGTGAATGAAGGGTAAACATACCATTTTCATGAATGAACATAGGTGGATTGCCATAAAGGGTCTTGAATGTTTCCAGCACTTCTTGTAAAGCCCATGGTGCCATAGGATACTGAGTCAAGTCAAGCCAGATAGTTGTATAGCAAATTAATCCAGTGATTGAATCGATTGTTAATTAAGATGATAATTGTAATAAGTTTTTCAACATTTACCTCTCCGTCTGCAAGTATACCCTGTACAGCTGCAAAACCATGGAAAACAAGGGAATGATTCATTTTGCTCCACAAATAATTCAACAAGTGATAGACATGGTTTTGTGCACTTATAAAAGGGGATTAAGATGCCAAATGATGTTAGAGTTCAACAAGTTGAAAACATCATAATCATAATGAAAAAGATGGAGTTAATGCAATTAGTACAGCAAccttataaatttttaatcattaaaatcCAACACATACAGAATAGATTTGCACCGATGTCTGCAATGAAATCTCTCAGTGCTGTCTTCAGGGCACTAGAATTGTCTGATACATTAAATTCGCTGTAGTGAATTATGCCAATAAAGTCGTAGGAACCCTTAACTTGTTCAGATTCCCGAGTTGTGAATGCCGGTATTCTTGCACCTGCATTTTTCTTCATCAAATTGGGATAGTCTCCGTGCAACAAGGGTTCCATAAACCTGTGATAAAATAGGATTATAAAACTTAAATGTATAAAGTAAGAAGAGAAAATATTACAACCAGTTTTAGTGTCAGTAACTAACCAACCAAAATAAAAAGTACGGACTCGTTCACGTGCTGCTTTGTCTTTCTCTGTATTTGTCTGAAGAACTATCCCAAATGTATAGAAAGAGATACCAACAAATCCATGTTGTTGCTCCTGCAATGTAATTAATTAGTCTCTATGGAATCATGAACATTACTTGCCTACAAAGCTTCTGTAGGTCGATAAATATTAAAAGAGATTAGGTGATATACCCTGTACTTTCTTCTATACAATCTCACAGCTGAAGAATGAGCTAACAAAATATGATGTGCAGCCAGGTACGGTTCAAATGTCGAGTTTCCCTTAGAGCTCGGTATAATACAAAATGGAGGAGAGCATCGTTGAGGTGGGGCTAGTCCCTGATCATAACTACCAACGGCAAAAATATTTGGCTCGTTCACAGTTGTCCAATATTTGACTCTATCTCCGAACTCTCTAAAACACACGTCTGCATAATTTGTGAAGTCTTTTCTGCATCGACATTCAAAACATAATTCTCAGTTGTGTCAAAAAAGTTTAATTATATTATACATTACAATTCATACAGTATAGAAGCACGGAACATACATGACATCACGACTAAGCCATCCTTCATAGTCATCTTCAAGTGCTTGTGGAAGATCATAGTTGTGTAGTGTGACATGTGGTTGGATACCTGCATAAGGGAGAGACTTGCATAATGAAATCTTAATAATGGCATGTTTTATCTTAGAACAAATTAAGAAACTCATATCGAACCATTGCTAATGAGTTCATTGATGAGATTGTTGTAGTACTGCAGTCCCTTTGGATTGACGGGTCCTCTACCATCTGAGGAGAAAAAAAAGCATTTGCAAAAAtgtatgaaaaaacaaaaaaattgagtgtTTGTATGGATATGTAATAAAGGTGAAGTTGAGTAGGTACTTGGTATCAATCTGGACCAAGAAATGGAAAATCTATAAGCATCCAGGCCTGTTTCAACCATGAGCTGCACGTCTTCCTGCATTATTGTTTGTATTGTCTTAACCAACTAATGTTTTTCATGTATTTAAACTTCCAGAAACTAAGAAATGAATCACAGAATGCATTACTAAGAAAAATCAAAATTAGAACGATAGAAGTTTTGTGTATTGTTTGTTTACCTTGTATTTGTGGTACGTGTCGCAGGCTACATCTCCATTTCCACCATCACCATGTGCAGACCCTTAAATATCAAAAC
Coding sequences within it:
- the LOC131635742 gene encoding universal stress protein PHOS34-like isoform X1 — translated: MASSDQQPEKAQPVMIVAIDESEHSAYALKWTLDHFFNNNNPVFKLVLLHARPSATSSVGLAGPVYAGAAEVLPIVDSDLRKIAARVVESAKQLCVKKSVNDVIVEVVEGDARNVLCDTVEKYHASILVVGSHGYGAIKRAVLGSVSDYCAHHAHCTVMIVKKPKTKH
- the LOC131635741 gene encoding hydroxyisourate hydrolase-like, yielding MELQKYFTLVFLLFLKLSLSVFSTDHNNYSRSDFPVDFVFGSGTSAYQVEGAANEDGRTPSIWDTLAHARSAHGDGGNGDVACDTYHKYKEDVQLMVETGLDAYRFSISWSRLIPNGRGPVNPKGLQYYNNLINELISNGIQPHVTLHNYDLPQALEDDYEGWLSRDVIKDFTNYADVCFREFGDRVKYWTTVNEPNIFAVGSYDQGLAPPQRCSPPFCIIPSSKGNSTFEPYLAAHHILLAHSSAVRLYRRKYREQQHGFVGISFYTFGIVLQTNTEKDKAARERVRTFYFGWFMEPLLHGDYPNLMKKNAGARIPAFTTRESEQVKGSYDFIGIIHYSEFNVSDNSSALKTALRDFIADIGANLFSVQGILADGEYPMAPWALQEVLETFKTLYGNPPMFIHENGQRTVSNASLHDVSRVEYLQAYIGSTLDSLRNGSNVKGYFVWSFMDAFELLDGYKSGFGLYSVDRNDPELRRYPKLSAKWYKQFLNGSSSSLVGAIELKDNSSLASLGHSFQ
- the LOC131635742 gene encoding universal stress protein PHOS34-like isoform X2, whose protein sequence is MASSDQQPEKAQPVMIVAIDESEHSAYALKWTLDHFFNNNNPVFKLVLLHARPSATSSVGLAGPGAAEVLPIVDSDLRKIAARVVESAKQLCVKKSVNDVIVEVVEGDARNVLCDTVEKYHASILVVGSHGYGAIKRAVLGSVSDYCAHHAHCTVMIVKKPKTKH